A DNA window from Roseovarius sp. Pro17 contains the following coding sequences:
- a CDS encoding fructose bisphosphate aldolase has translation MPNAAQAEKIRAGNGFVAALDQSGGSTPKALALYGVAEDAYGSDAEMFDLIHAMRARIAQAPDFNGDKVIGAILFEMTMDREMGGKPSARYLWEERGVVPFLKVDKGLEAESDGVRLMKPMPDLDALCKRAVDAGIFGTKMRSVIDAASASGIEAIVAQQFEVGQQILGHGLIPIIEPEVTISINDKAEAEALLLDTIARHLDALPEGTEVMLKLTLPETANQYQALTQHPAVMRVVALSGGYSRDEANRRLAQNSGIVASFSRALTEGLSTDQTDAEFNSTIGKTIDSIHAASVVG, from the coding sequence ATGCCGAACGCAGCCCAAGCAGAGAAAATTCGCGCCGGGAACGGCTTTGTTGCGGCGCTCGATCAGTCGGGAGGATCGACGCCCAAGGCGCTGGCCCTCTATGGCGTGGCCGAGGATGCCTATGGCTCGGACGCCGAAATGTTCGATCTGATACATGCGATGCGCGCCCGCATCGCGCAGGCGCCCGATTTCAACGGCGACAAAGTGATCGGCGCGATCCTATTCGAGATGACGATGGACCGCGAAATGGGTGGCAAGCCCTCGGCGCGCTACCTTTGGGAAGAACGCGGCGTCGTGCCGTTCCTCAAAGTCGACAAGGGGCTGGAGGCCGAATCCGACGGCGTGCGCCTGATGAAACCGATGCCCGATCTGGATGCGCTGTGCAAACGCGCAGTCGATGCCGGGATATTTGGCACCAAGATGCGCTCGGTCATAGACGCGGCGTCAGCCAGCGGGATTGAGGCGATTGTTGCTCAGCAGTTCGAGGTGGGGCAGCAAATTCTGGGTCACGGCCTGATCCCGATCATCGAACCCGAAGTGACCATCTCGATCAACGACAAGGCCGAGGCTGAGGCCCTACTGCTGGACACGATCGCGCGCCATTTGGACGCATTGCCCGAGGGCACAGAAGTTATGCTGAAGCTGACGCTGCCCGAGACGGCGAACCAGTATCAGGCACTGACCCAGCACCCTGCCGTCATGCGCGTTGTCGCCTTGTCGGGCGGTTATAGCCGCGACGAGGCGAACCGCCGTCTAGCCCAGAATAGTGGAATCGTCGCCAGCTTTAGCCGCGCGCTGACCGAGGGGCTGTCGACCGATCAGACCGATGCCGAGTTCAAC